One segment of Syngnathus scovelli strain Florida chromosome 6, RoL_Ssco_1.2, whole genome shotgun sequence DNA contains the following:
- the fbxo31 gene encoding F-box only protein 31 isoform X2 — protein sequence MAVCARLCGVGQSRRCRRRPRQNQQEQASDSDMDEEEEERIVGQRRGDAGCGRTESGVNTTGPSRAHRGVGHGTEHPHPQTLSELPPELLVEIFSLLPGPALPNVALVCKKFRQILNTETIWRRRCMEEFHIKEDLRKTEVGGVSSRDLYVKLLHPYRHILGLWQPDIGPYGGLLNVVVDGLFIIGWMYLPPHDPRVEDPMRKRPLFRIHLWESKKATVECMYGHKGPHKGDIQTVRKDEFSTKCNQTDHHRMPGGRQEEFRTWLEDEWGRTLEEIFHEHMQELILMKFIYTSQYDNCLTYRRIYLPPPMPSDLIQPGLFKGTYGSHGLEIVMLSFHKTSARATKLTGDPNVPAGQLTLDIDLDQPLILPDLEHQRNLEELSRLVMGVHEQVQRQVREGTSEGACGDAAAANVAEANRGVTSDGCQPGPSADTGSSESQPFVLPLGVMARNEVYPRICRKCFYGTGLIAGHGFTSPERTPGLFVLFDQDRFGFIWLELKSFSLYIRLTDNLPHAHAPNLERFEAMLRNMQSWTS from the exons ATGGCTGTTTGTGCCAGGCTCTGCGGAGTGGGGCAGTCGCGGAGGTGCCGAAGGCGACCGCGGCAGAATCAGCAAGAACAGGCAAGCGATTCGGACATggacgaggaggaagaggagcgcaTCGTGGGCCAGAGGCGCGGCGACGCCGGCTGCGGTAGAACGGAAAGCGGCGTCAACACTACAGGGCCGAGCCGGGCGCATCGCGGCGTAGGACACGGCACGGAACACCCGCACCCGCAGACCTTGTCGGAACTACCGCCGGAGCTTTTAGTAGAAATCTTCTCCTTGCTTCCCGGACCCGCGCTACCCAACGTCGCCCTTGTCTGCAAGAAATTTAGACAAATCCTCAACACAGAAACCATCTGGAGAAGGCGGTGCATGGAAG aattCCACATAAAGGAGGATCTGAGAAAGACAGAAGTGGGTGGAGTTTCTAGCCGAGACCTCTATGTGAaac TGCTTCATCCATACAGGCACATTTTGGGATTATGGCAGCCTGACATAGGCCCTTACGGGGGGTTACTTAACGTTGTG GTTGATGGGCTGTTCATCATCGGCTGGATGTATTTACCACCACACGACCCTCGTGtggaggatcccatgagaaaacgACCTCTCTTTCGTATCCACTTGTGGGAGAGCAAGAAGGCCACTGTGGAGTGTATGTATGGACACAAAGGTCCCCACAAAGGAGACATCCAG ACTGTCAGGAAGGATGAATTTTCAACAAAATGTAACCAGACGGATCATCATCGCATGCCAGGAGGCAGACAGGAA GAGTTCAGGACATGGCTGGAGGACGAATGGGGCCGGACGCTAGAAGAAATCTTCCATGAGCATATGCAGGAGCTCATCCTGATGAAGTTCATTTACACCAGCCAATATGA CAACTGCCTAACATACCGACGGATCTACTTGCCTCCTCCAATGCCCTCTGACTTGATTCAGCCAGGCCTCTTTAAAGGCACCTATGGCAGTCACGGTTTGGAGATTGTCATGCTCAGCTTTCACAAGACCTCGGCAAGGGCCACCAAACTCACT GGAGACCCCAACGTTCCCGCTGGGCAACTGACTTTGGATATTGACCTGGATCAGCCGCTTATCCTTCCAGACTTGGAACATCAGCGTAATCTAGAGGAGCTGTCACGCCTCGTAATGGGAGTGCATGAACAAGTACAGAGGCAGGTGAGGGAAGGGACCTCTGAAGGCGCTTGTGGTGATGCTGCTGCAGCAAACGTGGCAGAGGCCAATCGTGGCGTCACTTCTGACGGCTGCCAGCCGGGTCCAAGTGCAGACACTGGTTCATCTGAGAGCCAACCCTTCGTCCTGCCCCTCGGAGTCATGGCTCGCAATGAAGTGTACCCACGCATTTGCAGAAAATG CTTCTATGGGACGGGTCTGATTGCCGGGCATGGCTTCACAAGTCCAGAGCGCACCCCGGGTCTATTTGTGCTGTTTGATCAAGATCGTTTTGGTTTCATCTGGCTGGAGTTGAAGTCTTTCAGTCTCTACATTCGCCTGACGGACAACCTGCCCCACGCACATGCGCCAAACTTGGAGCGATTCGAGGCCATGCTGCGCAACATGCAGTCTTGGACGTCATGA
- the fbxo31 gene encoding F-box only protein 31 isoform X1, whose amino-acid sequence MAVCARLCGVGQSRRCRRRPRQNQQEQASDSDMDEEEEERIVGQRRGDAGCGRTESGVNTTGPSRAHRGVGHGTEHPHPQTLSELPPELLVEIFSLLPGPALPNVALVCKKFRQILNTETIWRRRCMEEFHIKEDLRKTEVGGVSSRDLYVKRVNPRVKSGRFVKLLPDYEHMDYKDVYTHLLHPYRHILGLWQPDIGPYGGLLNVVVDGLFIIGWMYLPPHDPRVEDPMRKRPLFRIHLWESKKATVECMYGHKGPHKGDIQTVRKDEFSTKCNQTDHHRMPGGRQEEFRTWLEDEWGRTLEEIFHEHMQELILMKFIYTSQYDNCLTYRRIYLPPPMPSDLIQPGLFKGTYGSHGLEIVMLSFHKTSARATKLTGDPNVPAGQLTLDIDLDQPLILPDLEHQRNLEELSRLVMGVHEQVQRQVREGTSEGACGDAAAANVAEANRGVTSDGCQPGPSADTGSSESQPFVLPLGVMARNEVYPRICRKCFYGTGLIAGHGFTSPERTPGLFVLFDQDRFGFIWLELKSFSLYIRLTDNLPHAHAPNLERFEAMLRNMQSWTS is encoded by the exons ATGGCTGTTTGTGCCAGGCTCTGCGGAGTGGGGCAGTCGCGGAGGTGCCGAAGGCGACCGCGGCAGAATCAGCAAGAACAGGCAAGCGATTCGGACATggacgaggaggaagaggagcgcaTCGTGGGCCAGAGGCGCGGCGACGCCGGCTGCGGTAGAACGGAAAGCGGCGTCAACACTACAGGGCCGAGCCGGGCGCATCGCGGCGTAGGACACGGCACGGAACACCCGCACCCGCAGACCTTGTCGGAACTACCGCCGGAGCTTTTAGTAGAAATCTTCTCCTTGCTTCCCGGACCCGCGCTACCCAACGTCGCCCTTGTCTGCAAGAAATTTAGACAAATCCTCAACACAGAAACCATCTGGAGAAGGCGGTGCATGGAAG aattCCACATAAAGGAGGATCTGAGAAAGACAGAAGTGGGTGGAGTTTCTAGCCGAGACCTCTATGTGAaac GTGTTAACCCACGAGTGAAGTCTGGGCGCTTTGTGAAGCTCCTTCCGGACTACGAGCATATGGACTATAAAGACGTGTACACACACC TGCTTCATCCATACAGGCACATTTTGGGATTATGGCAGCCTGACATAGGCCCTTACGGGGGGTTACTTAACGTTGTG GTTGATGGGCTGTTCATCATCGGCTGGATGTATTTACCACCACACGACCCTCGTGtggaggatcccatgagaaaacgACCTCTCTTTCGTATCCACTTGTGGGAGAGCAAGAAGGCCACTGTGGAGTGTATGTATGGACACAAAGGTCCCCACAAAGGAGACATCCAG ACTGTCAGGAAGGATGAATTTTCAACAAAATGTAACCAGACGGATCATCATCGCATGCCAGGAGGCAGACAGGAA GAGTTCAGGACATGGCTGGAGGACGAATGGGGCCGGACGCTAGAAGAAATCTTCCATGAGCATATGCAGGAGCTCATCCTGATGAAGTTCATTTACACCAGCCAATATGA CAACTGCCTAACATACCGACGGATCTACTTGCCTCCTCCAATGCCCTCTGACTTGATTCAGCCAGGCCTCTTTAAAGGCACCTATGGCAGTCACGGTTTGGAGATTGTCATGCTCAGCTTTCACAAGACCTCGGCAAGGGCCACCAAACTCACT GGAGACCCCAACGTTCCCGCTGGGCAACTGACTTTGGATATTGACCTGGATCAGCCGCTTATCCTTCCAGACTTGGAACATCAGCGTAATCTAGAGGAGCTGTCACGCCTCGTAATGGGAGTGCATGAACAAGTACAGAGGCAGGTGAGGGAAGGGACCTCTGAAGGCGCTTGTGGTGATGCTGCTGCAGCAAACGTGGCAGAGGCCAATCGTGGCGTCACTTCTGACGGCTGCCAGCCGGGTCCAAGTGCAGACACTGGTTCATCTGAGAGCCAACCCTTCGTCCTGCCCCTCGGAGTCATGGCTCGCAATGAAGTGTACCCACGCATTTGCAGAAAATG CTTCTATGGGACGGGTCTGATTGCCGGGCATGGCTTCACAAGTCCAGAGCGCACCCCGGGTCTATTTGTGCTGTTTGATCAAGATCGTTTTGGTTTCATCTGGCTGGAGTTGAAGTCTTTCAGTCTCTACATTCGCCTGACGGACAACCTGCCCCACGCACATGCGCCAAACTTGGAGCGATTCGAGGCCATGCTGCGCAACATGCAGTCTTGGACGTCATGA
- the ces2b gene encoding fatty acyl-CoA hydrolase precursor, medium chain, whose translation MKFRREETLCFLSALFYLCIAAGSDAPVIHTELGSLKGQHVNVKGKETGVNAYLGVPFAKPPVGPGLRLAPPQKVEGWEGVRNASRQPPMCIQHRQFLLDLMEVIGGRAQEIPDVSEDCLYLNIYTPANRPHDAKLPVMAWIHGGGFSLGSASVYDGSALAAYQDVVVVLIQYRLGVLGFLSTGDEQMSGNFGLLDQVEALRWIQNHIHNFGGDPASVTIFGESAGGVSVSLLLLSPLSKGLFHRAIAESGTAAMDMLVINDPLPGAQVVANASECSIESTQTIAACMRNLDLDLFLTLAQDPTLRIAVTIDGHFLTKSVNELYEKHEIQNVPFMTGINDHEGGWLIPSYMAPPNWTEGLDREQVVNLMMIFNSNPQTLIMDLMLEEYIGTGEDREKNRDGFTEFFGDLLFTIPAIKSLNAHRDAGARVYLYEYQHPPHFLKAKRPNFVGCDHGDEIFTVFGLCFTTTHIRLNDTCLEEEDQLSRTMMAYWGNFARTGSPNGDGLAHWPLYEKEEKYLEIRAKEQVISQHLKKDRFVFMTQTIPEKVRQHQEKTDHNEF comes from the exons ATGAAGTTCCGTCGAGAGGAAACGCTTTGCTTCCTCTCAGCTTTATTCTATTTATGTATTGCAGCAGGAAGTGATG CACCTGTCATTCACACGGAGCTTGGCAGCCTGAAAGGACAGCATGTGAATGTAAAAGGGAAGGAGACGGGGGTCAATGCATACTTGGGTGTCCCATTTGCCAAGCCACCTGTAGGCCCTGGTCTGAGACTGGCTCCACCCCAGAAAGTGGAGGGATGGGAAGGAGTGAGAAATGCCAGCAGGCAGCCACCAAT GTGCATTCAACATAGACAGTTCCTTCTTGATCTAATGGAGGTGATTGGTGGCAGAGCACAAGAAATCCCGGACGTTTCAGAGGACTGCCTTTACCTCAACATTTATACTCCTGCAAACAGGCCTCATGATGCAAAGCTCCCA GTCATGGCATGGATCCATGGAGGAGGTTTTTCTTTGGGATCAGCTTCAGTGTATGACGGATCCGCCTTGGCTGCTTACCAGGATGTGGTTGTTGTGCTGATTCAATATCGCTTGGGAGTTTTGGGCTTTCTCAG TACCGGAGACGAGCAGATGTCTGGTAACTTTGGTCTGCTGGACCAGGTTGAAGCCCTCCGCTGGATCCAAAATCACATTCACAATTTTGGGGGAGACCCAGCATCAGTCACCATCTTCGGGGAGTCTGCTGGTGGAGTGAGCGTATCCCTGTTG CTTCTATCACCATTATCCAAAGGACTGTTCCATCGAGCCATTGCTGAAAGTGGCACTGCTGCAATGGATATGTTGGTGATAAATGATCCTTTACCAGGAGCACAG GTTGTTGCAAATGCATCCGAATGTAGCATTGAAAGCACACAGACGATTGCTGCCTGCATGAGAAACCTTGATCTGGATCTATTTTTGACTCTTGCACAG gatccAACACTAAGAATTGCCGTAACTATAGATGGACATTTTCTGACAAAGTCAGTAAATGAGCTATATGAGAAGCATGAGATTCAAAATGTCCCATTCATGACAGGTATTAATGATCATGAAGGGGGCTGGTTAATTCCTTCT TACATGGCTCCACCAAACTGGACTGAAGGACTAGACCGGGAGCAAGTTGTAAACTTAATGATGATCTTCAACTCCAAT CCCCAAACCCTCATCATGGATTTAATGTTAGAGGAATATATCGGAACTGGTGAAGATCGAGAGAAAAATCGAGATGGTTTTACCGAGTTCTTTGGGGATTTGTTGTTCACCATTCCCGCCATTAAGTCTTTAAATGCTCACAGAG ATGCCGGCGCACGTGTGTACTTGTATGAGTACCAGCATCCGCCTCATTTCTTGAAGGCAAAAAGGCCAAACTTTGTAGGGTGTGACCATGGAGATGAAATCTTTACAGTTTTTGGGTTGTGCTTTACAACAACCCATATCCGACTAAATG ATACATGCCTGGAGGAAGAAGATCAACTTAGCCGAACAATGATGGCCTACTGGGGCAACTTTGCTCGGACGGG GTCACCGAATGGTGATGGCCTTGCTCACTGGCCTCTAtatgaaaaagaagaaaagtacCTGGAAATAAGGGCAAAGGAGCAGGTAATTTCCCAGCACCTGAAAAAGGATCGCTTCGTCTTCATGACTCAGACCATCCCAGAGAAGGTTCGACAACATCAGGAGAAGACGGATCACAATGAATTTTAG
- the LOC125971209 gene encoding cilia- and flagella-associated protein 20-like produces MGLNTHNMFRSTFQGGFLSILYSIGSKPLQIWDIKVKNGHIKRVTDNDINSLVLEVEGSNVSTNYITCPADPRQTLGIKMPFLVMIVKKTRKYFSFEVQVLDDQNLRRRFRASNHHSKTQVNSFMCTMPISVDDRWNQFQFNLVDITRRAYGTSYVETQRVQIHANCRIRRVYFTDKQYTEDELPPEFKLVIPVKRQDASKKGAARPPPPRPT; encoded by the exons ATGGGACTGAACACGCACAACATGTTTAGAAGCACTTTTCAAGGTGGATTTCTATCTATATTATACAGCATCGGCAGCAAACCTCTTCAGATATGGGATATAAAG gTGAAGAATGGTCATATTAAACGAGTTACAGACAATGACATCAACTCTCTGGTGTTGGAGGTGGAGGGTTCAAATGTCAG TACCAACTACATCACATGTCCCGCTGACCCGAGGCAGACACTTGGCATCAAAATGCCGTTTCTTGTGATGATCGTCAAGAAGACCAGGAAATATTTCAGCTTTGAAGTCCAG GTCTTAGACGATCAGAATTTACGCCGGAGGTTTCGGGCAAGTAATCACCACAGCAAGACGCAAGTGAATTCATTTATGTGCACAATGCCAATTAGTGTTGATGATCGCTGGAACCAGTTTCAATTCAACTTGGTAGACATCACCAGGAGGGCCTATGGGACCAGTTATGTGGAGACGCAGCGTGTGCAG ATTCATGCAAATTGTCGTATTCGGAGGGTATATTTCACCGATAAACAGTACACTGAGGATGAGCTCCCACCCGAGTTTAAGCTGGTTATTCCTGTCAAGAGACAGGACGcaag CAAAAAGGGAGCTGCTCGACCTCCTCCACCTCGACCGACCTGA